agagcccaacccccgcctcactgcaacctcctttcagggagctgtagaaagcaatgaggtctcccctcagcctcctcttctccgcaCTAAACCcaaccccccagctccttcagctgctcctccccagccctgttctccagacccttccccagcttggttgccctccCTCGCCCTCCCTCTCACTACTTCTGCCTCCCGCAGGTGAAAGCCAACGACTCGGACCAAGGCGCCAACGCAGAGATCGACTACTCCTTCCACCAGGCTTCGGACATGGTGCGCCGGCTGCTGCGCCTGGACCGCACCACGGGGCTCATCACCGTGCAGGGCCCCATCGACCGCGAGGACGTCAACATGCTCAAGTTCTCCGTCATGGCCAAGGACAAGGGGGCCAACCCCAAGAGCGCCCGCACCCAAGTGGTGGTCAACATCAAGGACATGAACGACAACGCGCCCTCCATAGAGATCCGGGGCATAGGCTTGGTCACCCACCAGGATGGCATGGCAAACATCTCGGAGGACGTGCCAGTAGAGACAGCAGTAGCTCTGGTGCAGGTGTCCGACCGAGACGAGGGTGAAAACGCGGTGGTGACCTGCGTGGTGGCCGGGGATGTGCCCTTCCAGCTGCGGCAGGCCAGCGAGTCGGGGAGCGACAGCAAGAAGAAGTACTTCCTGCAGACCACCACGCCGCTGGACTACGAGTCGGTGAAGGAGTACACCATAGAGATTGTGGCGGTGGACTCGGGGAACCCACCCCTCTCCAGCACCAACTCCTTGAAGGTGCAGGTGGTGGACGTGAACGACAACGCGCCCGTCTTCAGCCAGAGCTACACCGAGGTGGCCTTCCCCGAGAACAACGAGCCCGACGATCTGGTGATGGAGGTGAGCGCCAGCGACGCCGACAGCGGCTCCAACGCCAAGCTGGTTTACTCCCTGCTGACGGACCCCTCCTCCAAGGGCTCCTTCGCCATCGACCCCGACTCCGGGGAGATCCGGGTGAAGGCGGTGCTGGACCGAGAGCAGCGGGAGCGCTATGAGTTCTCGGTGGTGGCGGCAGAcaagggcagccccagcctgagGGGCACAGCGTCTGTGGCCATCAACGTCATGGACAGGAACGACAACGACCCCAAGTTCATGCTGAGCGGCTACAACTTCTCGGTGATGGAGAACATGCCGCCCCTCAGCCCCGTGGGCATGGTGACGGTGATTGATGCTGACAAAGGAGAGAACGCCCGCATCCAGCTGTCGGTGGAGCAAGACAACGGCGACTTTGTCATCCAGAATGGCACCGGCACCatcctctccagcatctcctttgaccgggagcagcagagcacctACACTTTCCGCCTCAAGGCGGTGGACGGCGGAGATCCTCCGAGGTCTGCTTACGTCGGGGTGACCATCAACGTCCTGGATGAGAACGATAATGCCCCTTTCATCACCTCCCCCTCCAACGCCACCTACAAACACATCCTGCCCCACACCAGCCCCGGCCAGCAGGTGAGCAAAGTCAAGGCGGAGGACATCGACTCCGGCGTCAACGCGGAGCTGACCTACAGCATCACAGGAGGCAATCCCTTCGAGCTCTTCCAGATCTCCCCTCAGAGCGGGGACATCACCCTGGAGAAGGAGATCCTGCGCAAGCACCACGGCCTGCACCGCTTGGTCGTGCGCGTCAATGACAAGGGCAAGCCCTCGCGGCACGGCACGGCGCTGGTCCACTTCTACGTCAACGAGACGCTGGCCAACCGCACGCTGCTGGACACGCTGGTGGGGCACAGCCTGGACACCCCACTGGACATAGACATTGCTGGAGACCCTGAGTATGAGCGCAGCAAGCAGAGGAGCAACATCCTCTTCGGGGTCATCGCCGGCATCGTGGCTGTCACCTTGGTCATCGTGCTGGTTGTCCTGGTGCGCTACTGCCGGCAGCGGGAGGCCAAGAGCGGCTACCAGGCGGGCAAGAAGGAGACCAAGGACCTGTACGCGCCCAAGCAGGCCAGCAAGAGCGGTAAGAGCAAGAACAAGGTGAAGAAGAGCAAGTCTCCGAAGCCCCCCAAGCCCACGGAGGACGAGGAGGAGACAGGGCTGCAGAAGTCACTCAAGTTCAACCTCATGAACGACTCCGTCAGCGACAGCCCCCGAATCCACCTGCCCCTCAACTACCCGCCGGGCAGCCCCGACCTGGGGCGCCACTACCGCTCCAACTCGCCGCTGCCCTccatccagctgcagcctcagtcGCCCTCTGCCTCCAAGAAGCACCAAGTGGTGCAGGACCTGCCGGCCACCAACACCTTTGTTGGCACCGGGGACAACAACTCGACGGGCTCCGAGCAGTACTCGGACTACAGCTACCGCACCAACCCCCAGAAATACACCAACAAGCAGGTAGGAGAGCTCGTCCTGAGGCCGGCTGCGGCGTCCCCCCTGCACCGGGGAGCCATCTGGACAGAGGTGTGGGAGTGAGCCTGGactggcccccagccctgcatgcGTGGCCTGTGGGGCTGGTGAAGGACTAACCCCGAAGCCAAGCCACGGAGCCTGGTGgtggggtggggatggggtggGCACGGTGGGGTTGGCCAAACACTGCCGAAGGCCTTGCCAGAGCACCTGGGGCTGGGTCCTGGTGGCGCTGCCTGGGTGCCAGTGCTGCGAGGGGAGCTGCATGAGTGTTGTCTTTGCATGTGGAGCTCTGGGGAAGGAATCCCACTGGCTCAGGTCTTCTTTGAGCACCGAGGAGGGCAATGCCCAACCCTGCCACCCGTCCCTCTGCTTGGGGAGACCAGACTGGTCCTGCTTctgccacagctctgggcagccagagtttccagctctgccccagtCTGGGTGGCAGCGAGGGGTTGCCAGCCCGGCTctgctggtgtggctgagcaccaAATAAAGGGAGCTCTGCACCCTCTGtgactgcccaggcaggtggggctgggtggaGGAGCAAAGCACTGCCTTTTTCTCAGGCTCAGGCTCTGGCTTCCTCCAGGCTCTGGTCCTTCTGCCGCAGCGGGCACGGGGAGAACCGTGGGCTTCCCTTGGTGCCAGCTTTGGGCCTGGAGCTGCGGCTCTGAGGGAGCCAACAcggagggggagaggagttgtTGGTGGCGGTGATGCTTCCTTCTGGGCATGGCGGGGGGCACTGAGGGGGGGGGTGTCTCTGCTGCGTGCTGCCGTTGGGACACTGCTCTTGGTCTAGCCCAGGGGGTTTCTGCTTGCGTGAGTGGGGCAGGGCGGAGGTAGGAGTTGGCTGTGGACTGGGAAGGGCTGCTCGCTGGTGTGCActggagcttggagctgtcccAGGAGGTGATGGGATGAGGCTGGAGCTTGCAGGATCCTCTTTTCCTCGGGCTGGCTTGGCCAGTTAGCTTGCATCACGTCTCTGCTTTGGCGCCTGTCGGGGTCTATCCTTAACTAGCTaaagagggagagggggtgACAagtgcctgtggctttgccttctTCCTGGGGCCCCGTGGGTGAGGACCACTCCCTCTCCCACTGCACTGTACCCTCTGGAGACCCCCGCTCCCTCCTTTGTACCCCCCCACCCCGTGAGCGGCAGGCTGGGCTCCTGCCGCGGGGCTGAGCTCAGCTGCCCTGTTGGAGTTGACTTCAATAAAGTGTTCTATTTTTGAGCCGTTGTGCCTTATTTTCCCTGCTTCCCCTAACCAGGgcctggctgccagcacctTCCCAGCCCTAGTTTTCCATGCCCTTGGCCACGGGAATGCTCCAGGCCCCACGGTGCCCAGAAGTGATGCTCGCAGGGGCCCAACCGTCTGGTACAAAGCCATCTACTGCCATCTCCGCTGTGCCCCAGTGTGGTCAGCCCAGAGGCTTCATGCTACTgactccctttcttcctcctcctcacgttgacatctcccatcaccaggcactgcctggCCAATGTTCCTCCAGGCCCTTGGCTTTGCCAGGACAGACATAGCCCACGCCAAGCACACCCACCCATGTAGGCGTGGGGACAGTGTGAGCCATAAACCAGCCAGCCTCAGCCATCTTCCACCCCAACGTTCCCCTTGAAGAGCTTCCCCTGGGTCATCCCCACCTCCTGCTGAGCCCCACCCATGTcccaaaggcagagcagagcccttccaggctgtgcctggctaGCATGACCCAAATGCAGCGGGTGAGGGCTGGCAGATGCCCACCCCCCACCCACTGCAGTGCCAGAATGAGGACGCACCCTGCTGCGGATGGAGTCTTGCTGCGTCAGCAGTGCCGGGAGGGGGGCAGCACCCCAAGCAGGGTGCTCCCCACCCTGGGATGTGATGAGCACCCTTGTAGCAAAGGAGAGGTCCTTCCAGGCAGGCTTGCTGtgggagggtgatggagccagGCAGCCACGCTCCCTCTAAAGATGGCTCTGCCCTTCCCAGAGGGCAGCTTGGGGGTGATGATGCTGCCCTGAGGCTTGCTCAGGCTCTTAtctccagcaggctggagagaggatGGGTCCTAATAGGCAGGAGTAGGTCAGCATCCCTTCCCCAGACCCTGGGTGGGTTTGTCTTACATCCCTGTCTCTCCAGtcaagcatcacatctctggcactccctccctgcccattccctcctctttctcacGGCTGTGCCTTCCAACTGGGGCAGCCATCCCCAAGGCCACCACATGGCAGCTTCACCTCTTCCCCAAGGGCTCCAACCAGCCtcaccaggctgctggagcagaggagcagtggtGCTAGGTGATATTTGCTTATCTGGGGGAACCAGTGGTTCTGGCTTTGGTGGTTTCAGACCTGTGCCAGCCTTGGCTCTCACAGCCTCCTCGTTTGTTTTGCTAACAGCAGAAGGTTTTATCTTGAACCCGTCCAGGAAGTGTCTGAGCCTCCTGGGGCCTCctaggcaggcagggctgggacctGAGGGGAGATGtgatggctgcagaggaggaaaggagacacCAGCAACCACC
The window above is part of the Pogoniulus pusillus isolate bPogPus1 chromosome 22, bPogPus1.pri, whole genome shotgun sequence genome. Proteins encoded here:
- the PCDH1 gene encoding protocadherin-1 isoform X1; this encodes MQTPLEQRAKGAQRRPHPTPLQRRMKPLASCLGLWLLCQLPALVSGTRAIYRVKEEQPPNTLIGSLASDYGLPDVGHLYKLEVGAPYLRVDGKTGDIYTTETSIDRESLRECQNLLPGQPCYLEFEVSITDLILNSSPRLLEGQIEVLDINDNTPNFASPVLTLSIPENTNIGALFPIPTAMDRDSGANGVASYELTAGPEAQELFGLQVAEDQDEKQPQLIVMGNLDREQWDSYDLTIKVQDGGNPPRASSALLRITILDMNDNAPKFEKALYEAELSENSPVGHSVLQVKANDSDQGANAEIDYSFHQASDMVRRLLRLDRTTGLITVQGPIDREDVNMLKFSVMAKDKGANPKSARTQVVVNIKDMNDNAPSIEIRGIGLVTHQDGMANISEDVPVETAVALVQVSDRDEGENAVVTCVVAGDVPFQLRQASESGSDSKKKYFLQTTTPLDYESVKEYTIEIVAVDSGNPPLSSTNSLKVQVVDVNDNAPVFSQSYTEVAFPENNEPDDLVMEVSASDADSGSNAKLVYSLLTDPSSKGSFAIDPDSGEIRVKAVLDREQRERYEFSVVAADKGSPSLRGTASVAINVMDRNDNDPKFMLSGYNFSVMENMPPLSPVGMVTVIDADKGENARIQLSVEQDNGDFVIQNGTGTILSSISFDREQQSTYTFRLKAVDGGDPPRSAYVGVTINVLDENDNAPFITSPSNATYKHILPHTSPGQQVSKVKAEDIDSGVNAELTYSITGGNPFELFQISPQSGDITLEKEILRKHHGLHRLVVRVNDKGKPSRHGTALVHFYVNETLANRTLLDTLVGHSLDTPLDIDIAGDPEYERSKQRSNILFGVIAGIVAVTLVIVLVVLVRYCRQREAKSGYQAGKKETKDLYAPKQASKSGKSKNKVKKSKSPKPPKPTEDEEETGLQKSLKFNLMNDSVSDSPRIHLPLNYPPGSPDLGRHYRSNSPLPSIQLQPQSPSASKKHQVVQDLPATNTFVGTGDNNSTGSEQYSDYSYRTNPQKYTNKQLPHRRVTFSAASQAQDLQDPSQHSYYDSGLEESETPSSKSSSGPRIGPLALPEDHYERTTPDGSIGEMEHPENDLRPLPDVAMTGTCTRECTEFGHSDSCWMPGQSSPSRRPKNALKLSTFVPYQDRGSQEQVGNGSPRLSDERSTKMANLRLLPTYSAFSNSSHEPCKDSPLEEIPLTQTSDFQPTATPSSQPAKREIYL
- the PCDH1 gene encoding protocadherin-1 isoform X2, which encodes MQTPLEQRAKGAQRRPHPTPLQRRMKPLASCLGLWLLCQLPALVSGTRAIYRVKEEQPPNTLIGSLASDYGLPDVGHLYKLEVGAPYLRVDGKTGDIYTTETSIDRESLRECQNLLPGQPCYLEFEVSITDLILNSSPRLLEGQIEVLDINDNTPNFASPVLTLSIPENTNIGALFPIPTAMDRDSGANGVASYELTAGPEAQELFGLQVAEDQDEKQPQLIVMGNLDREQWDSYDLTIKVQDGGNPPRASSALLRITILDMNDNAPKFEKALYEAELSENSPVGHSVLQVKANDSDQGANAEIDYSFHQASDMVRRLLRLDRTTGLITVQGPIDREDVNMLKFSVMAKDKGANPKSARTQVVVNIKDMNDNAPSIEIRGIGLVTHQDGMANISEDVPVETAVALVQVSDRDEGENAVVTCVVAGDVPFQLRQASESGSDSKKKYFLQTTTPLDYESVKEYTIEIVAVDSGNPPLSSTNSLKVQVVDVNDNAPVFSQSYTEVAFPENNEPDDLVMEVSASDADSGSNAKLVYSLLTDPSSKGSFAIDPDSGEIRVKAVLDREQRERYEFSVVAADKGSPSLRGTASVAINVMDRNDNDPKFMLSGYNFSVMENMPPLSPVGMVTVIDADKGENARIQLSVEQDNGDFVIQNGTGTILSSISFDREQQSTYTFRLKAVDGGDPPRSAYVGVTINVLDENDNAPFITSPSNATYKHILPHTSPGQQVSKVKAEDIDSGVNAELTYSITGGNPFELFQISPQSGDITLEKEILRKHHGLHRLVVRVNDKGKPSRHGTALVHFYVNETLANRTLLDTLVGHSLDTPLDIDIAGDPEYERSKQRSNILFGVIAGIVAVTLVIVLVVLVRYCRQREAKSGYQAGKKETKDLYAPKQASKSGKSKNKVKKSKSPKPPKPTEDEEETGLQKSLKFNLMNDSVSDSPRIHLPLNYPPGSPDLGRHYRSNSPLPSIQLQPQSPSASKKHQVVQDLPATNTFVGTGDNNSTGSEQYSDYSYRTNPQKYTNKQLPHRRVTFSAASQAQDLQDPSQHSYYDSGLEESETPSSKSSSGPRIGPLALPEDHYERTTPDGSIGEMEHPENESPERSRL